The sequence CTTGAGACGccttgtgatctctttgttctcgaCCTGTGCTTTGTAGCTCTTGAAATGTAGCGTGCGAAACATATTCTGGTGTGTTGAAGTCGTCTTTTCGTCCGGAGCTGCAGTCTGTCTTTGCCTCTCCAAGACCCAGGACCAAAATCTGATCACCAACAGAATTTTAGTGCCCAGTTTTAGAGCTTCTTAGTGCCCAGTTCCAGAAAATAAAATCTGAAGTCTGAATCTATTTTCTGGGACCCTAAACCTGCAGTTCCAGAAATTTTAGAGCTTCTTAGTGCCCAGTTTTAGAGCTTCTTAGTGCCCAGTTCCAAAATCTGCAGTCTGTCTTCAGAAGTTTTAGAGCTTCTTAGTGCCCAGACCCAGGACCAAAATCTGATTAACCATGTTTTTCCCCAGCTTAGTATTATCAGATTACTACCACAAATCTGAAGTCTATTTTCAACCACATTATAACAGCTCAAAGTCTAAATCTGGTTAAGTCTAAATCGCTACATGTCTGAACAGCTCAAAAATTCTACTAAAATTCAGTACTTCGCCATTTGGTTAAGTCTGAATCGTTACATGTCTGGACAGCTCAAGTCTGAATCTGGTTAAGTCTGAACAGCTCAAAAATTCTACTAAAATTCAGTACTTCGCCATTTGGTGTGTTGAAGTCGTCTTTTCGTCCGGAGCTGCAGTCTGTCTTTGCCTCTCCAAGACCCAGGACCAAAATCTGATCACCAACAGAATTTTAGTGCCCAGTTTTAGAGCTTCTTAGTGCCCAGTTCCAGAAAATAAAATCTGAAGTCTGAATCTATTTTCTGGGACCCTAAACCTGCAGTTCCAGAAATTTTAGAGCTTCTTAGTGCCCAGTTTTAGAGCTTCTTAGTGCCCAGTTCCAAAATCTGCAGTCTGTCTTCAGAAGTTTTAGAGCTTCTTAGTGCCCAGACCCAGGACATCCTGCTGCTCCACATTTGATATAAGCTCTATTGTCCAGTCTGAAAATAGATTGCTGCTTGTGCTGCTGTGCTTGTGCTGCTGTGCTGCTAAAATAGATTGACACAAAATAGATTGCTGCTTGTGCTGCTGTGCTGCTAAAATAGATTGACACAAAATAGATTGCTGcttgtgctgctgctgctgcttgctGTTTTCAATGAACAAAGTATGTTTGCAGGCTGTGAAACTAGGACGTCCTCCACGAAGAGATGAAAACTTTATCCAAACCCATACAAGAAAAAATGGTGTTCCTACAGAACAGGCAAAACCAATAATTGTAAGGCTTTGTTGTTAATTTTTAGTACATTTCTATCTGAATTACCTTTTATGATGTGAATCATCTTTAATTCTCTATAGGACCAACTTAATGATGTTCTTGGAGTATATCCAGAGTTAAAGGACCGGTCAATTCAAGAGGGTGATGCATTCTCTATTGTTTGTGGACCAAAAGAGCCAAAAGGATATGTTCGTGTTTTGGGTTTAGGCCCTACTCCTCAAGATATTGGCACTCCAGAGTTGAAGTCTTATACTGCAACAAGACTACAAATGGAGATTCTTGCTCGTACAAAGGTTCAAAGTGAGAAGGCTGCTTTAGAAGAGCGTGTACTTGAGCTACAGACTCAAATTGAGCAAAGGGCTCAACCAGACCGGGCAAGTGAAGAGCCCATGTCACATCGTGGCTCTACTTCATTTCAACATAAGGTATTCAATATTTTCATTCATGCTGCTTTATCCTAATTTTCTAGATTCCTTGTACTATGCTATGAAATTGTGTTTCTTAAGGTGATGAGGAACAAGTTTGCTGTTGAGGATGAGGAAGACAATGAAGAATATTGTGCTTCTGAAGATGAGAATTAGATGATGAGGATGATCAAATATTTCATCAGATGCAAGGTGCTAACTCACCAAGATCTACAAGGCACTTTGCTGAAGCTTCACACTCTAAACATGATGATCTTGTAATGCTCTCATTCATTTCATACATTTTCTAACCTTTATTTTCATAAACCCTCAAAAACATTGAAGTAAATTATTCTTAATCATTTGCACCAGGTTGGAAAAGATGTCATATTATATGCTATGTTGAGATCTGATTTGCCTGTGGCTAAAGGGACAATTGTTTCTACTAAACCAAGCACCACAGTTGGAGGCCAGATCCTTGGAAGGCAATATTGTGAAGTTATTGTAACTTGTGTGATAAAACGAGATACAGTTTTGCCTCGCCCTTGTGCAAATGTGGAAACTATGGCTGATGCTTACATGATGTCAGTTGCATGGCCGTACAAGAAAGTAATATTCTATATCTTATCTTGTTTGTATTTAGATTTATATGAGCCATCAACTTAATGATGATCTTGATTGCACCAGCTGAAGTTGGTGCATAAGGCTGCAACACCGTCTAGTGGAGGTAGATAAGGCATCAAAACTGTATTTTTATTTGCAAATGTAGCAACAATATACTAATTTGATGTACTTTTTTCTAGGGTGTTCTGGACAAAGAAAGCTTGTACCTTAAAACAGGAGGATACAAGAAGCTGGAGTGGTTGCCtgaaggcttttgaactgcttgaagcattagtgtagctttggtgcttttgtgactgatcaactctggagcagctagagtgatgtagttgtggacttttgaacaatagctggagtgatatgaaacattagtgatgtagttgtgggcttttgaactgcttcaagctggagtgatgtcgctgtggtgcttttgtgactgatcatctctggagcttttgtgaatgatctagctatTTGTAAATGATCGaattgtgaatgatattataattgtgatacTTTTGTGAtcatataattgtggtgcttttgtgtttatgtgatggatctatgactgtgataaaatgtgtatgtctttatgatttgtgtataaaaatctgtgatttgtggtgcttaattaaatgtatattattattaacaaCAACTATAACaagggcgactttctgttggttgctaaatatatagtatgacgacttacggttggttgctaaatctgtagtacagcaacccacggttggtcgctaaatatacaatattagcaacaaacggtcggtcgctaaaaagatgtcggtcgctaaagcctttagcgacggcacctacagcgaccatccttatgggtcgctaaaggtttttagcgaccgaccgtaggtcgctaaaagccgctttagcaaccaaccgtaggtcgctgtaagtgaaccgtcgtgtagtgactaTTCATATCATACCATATCATATGGTGAAAAGACAGGATGTATTCCGACGAAATTGGATGTGATCGGCAAGAGAAATATGGAATTTTATATAAGGAAGGAAATCATATCCCACCTTAACTTGGTATGTA is a genomic window of Zea mays cultivar B73 chromosome 5, Zm-B73-REFERENCE-NAM-5.0, whole genome shotgun sequence containing:
- the LOC103626888 gene encoding uncharacterized protein → MQGANSPRSTRHFAEASHSKHDDLVGKDVILYAMLRSDLPVAKGTIVSTKPSTTVGGQILGRQYCEVIVTCVIKRDTVLPRPCANVETMADAYMMSVAWPYKKLKLVHKAATPSSGGCSGQRKLVP